Proteins from one Sander lucioperca isolate FBNREF2018 chromosome 16, SLUC_FBN_1.2, whole genome shotgun sequence genomic window:
- the LOC116039318 gene encoding zinc finger protein 239-like, which yields MEEDNQNQEQRSNEVPRRQAADWDSDSSHVQKQRGEGPKHHHCQHCDKSFTTSKYLKIHQRVHTGENLHSCDQCGAAFILQSYLKNHQRIHTGEKPYSCDQCGAAFIKQSDLKKHQRIHTGEKPYSCDQCGAAFTQQGSLKNHQRIHTGEKPYSCDQCGKTFSMSGNLKSHQRIHNGEKPYSCDHCGQTFSMNGHLISHRRVHTGEKPYWCEQCGKIFSTCGQLKSHRRVHTGEKPYWCEQCGKMFSEGGSLKSHHQRVHTAS from the exons atggaggaggacaaCCAGAACCAGGAGCAGAGGAGCAACGAGGTCCCCAGAAGAcaagcagcagactgggactctgatagcagccatgttcag aaacagagaggagagggaccCAAACATCACCACTGTCAGCACTGTGACAAATCCTTCACAACATCAAAatatttaaagattcatcagagagttcacactggagagaatctacacagctgtgatcaatgtggggcagctttcataCTACAGAGTTACCTAAAAaaccatcaacgcattcacactggagagaagccttacagctgtgatcaatgtggggcagctttcataAAACAGAGTGacctaaaaaaacatcaacgtattcacactggagaaaagccgtacagctgtgatcaatgtggggcagctttcacacaacAGGGTAGCCTAAAAaaccatcaacgcattcacactggagagaagccctatagctgtgatcaatgtggtaaAACGTTTTCTATGAGTGGTAACCTTAAATCTCACCAGCGTATTCACAATGGAGAGAAGCCATATAGCTGTGATCATTGTGGTCAAACATTTTCTATGAATGGTCACCTTATATCTCAccgacgtgttcacactggtgagaagccgtactggtgtgaacaatgtgggaaaataTTTTCCACGTGTGGCCAACTTAAATCTCAccgacgtgttcacactggagagaagccgtactggtgtgaacaatgtgggaaaatgttttctgaGGGAGGTAGCCTTAAATCTCACCACCAGCGCGTTCACACTGCCTCGTAG